In Nitrospira sp., a single genomic region encodes these proteins:
- a CDS encoding tetratricopeptide repeat protein has translation MSVVLWLMALILLGGCASSMPHPPATMLSAPAGTNAEIKAQLERGNALFASHDWTGAEKVFREVVSFEPSLAEAHYNLAVTLDHQGKQAEARKHYVEAANLAPGNTVIWDSPIFHDRAGGFGHDLERSTFQDPSHKGY, from the coding sequence ATGTCCGTGGTGCTGTGGCTGATGGCTCTGATTCTGCTGGGCGGATGCGCGAGCTCGATGCCGCATCCTCCCGCAACCATGCTTTCCGCGCCCGCCGGCACCAACGCGGAAATCAAGGCGCAACTCGAGCGGGGCAATGCGCTGTTCGCCTCCCACGATTGGACCGGTGCCGAAAAGGTGTTTCGAGAGGTCGTGTCGTTCGAGCCCTCGTTGGCCGAGGCGCACTATAACCTCGCCGTCACGCTCGATCATCAGGGAAAGCAGGCCGAGGCGAGAAAGCACTACGTCGAGGCGGCCAACCTGGCGCCCGGCAACACGGTGATCTGGGACTCACCGATCTTTCACGACCGAGCCGGCGGATTCGGGCACGACCTTGAGCGATCCACGTTTCAAGATCCGTCACACAAGGGCTATTGA
- a CDS encoding UvrD-helicase domain-containing protein, producing MPSDTMIPDRQARESAETTFDRNVVVVAGAGTGKTTLLVNRLIHLLMKEPDPIAMTQMVALTFTNKAATEMKVRLRERLTALARPEIGSHRASDGGAVSIRQLQVRYCLDEREIVTRAEAALQDLEKAQIGTLHSFAAHLLRLHPLESGVDPAFQEDDGQRFDEHFTEAWDLWIDQELGRKGAHHEDWRMILAAADLESLRNLARSLSSELIDVDAVEAQLSAPWLNPILIDRLRQLASRALVLLEAHDRPKRRKIEQMLAAAGSFLTRLAGQGAGAVQTLQPDVRDCLSKEVGSAVAGWGKPDFAEAASIIKTSQQFLNVDHQYFITLLHIIAPLIRSIRASFSANGWLSFDGLLARARRLLWNHRAVRERVKRDYRAVLVDEFQDTDPVQYDIILAVSEQAGHHAIDWRDIALEPGKLFIVGDPKQSIYAFRRADIEAFDRVVEKIETDGGLLSTLTTNFRSDAAVLSPVNDVFDRLFERRPLIQPANVRLEAHPQRSPTLVDPGVRFRIVAPNEENDAFDAEEAARAEGEALARWLKDELLSHPHMKAGHVALLFRRLTQADAYLDALRRHGIPYVIEGEKHFYRRQEVIDLVNVLRVLDHPYDRPALAGVLRSPLGGCTDSDLYAMHSAGLLEGLNEAGLQAWSHPRSAPVRLLYRRLVRLRRDAATVSLAEVIQLVFDRLPLLELAAASLHGEQAVANLLKVKQTAASLSDRPHLTFSSFVDLMVARLEDQPDEAESPLAEENSDAIQILTIHKAKGLEFPVVLLPGLHQGSGRERSKPMVVYDWSSGAYGLSLGEHGTFGSVLIREKVSAREEAERRRVLYVGMTRAKDLLVLSGSVTERSAGENVLDLLQEIGEGELGGAATRHVKIGTSEIPHRVVHAPDRLWPKRSLARRSEPSLVDPQAVAGLWDGRAARWMNARGLHWHVTPTELSSRQSVAEGRPVSNGQGRRLARLVGVLAHRILERWDFNEPVDRMLDHIGPALRTISRPDEQALIPELTESLRELLARFGKSEPYERLRSGTILGREVPFVMPWEDRQVMEGVIDIIYRLDGRIWLADYKTDRIEREEAVDRARQYTHQASVYRAAAERGLGQPIAGFQFIFLRTGIAVELNG from the coding sequence ATGCCCAGTGACACCATGATTCCGGATCGACAGGCGCGGGAATCAGCGGAAACCACCTTCGACCGCAACGTCGTCGTGGTGGCAGGGGCGGGCACCGGGAAGACGACGTTGCTGGTGAATCGCCTGATTCACCTCCTGATGAAGGAGCCTGATCCGATCGCCATGACACAGATGGTCGCCCTGACCTTCACGAACAAAGCGGCCACGGAGATGAAGGTGCGTCTGCGGGAGCGATTGACGGCTCTGGCTCGTCCCGAGATCGGGAGTCATCGAGCGAGCGACGGAGGCGCCGTCTCGATCCGTCAGCTGCAAGTCCGCTATTGTCTCGACGAGCGTGAGATCGTCACGCGGGCCGAAGCGGCGTTACAGGACTTGGAAAAGGCCCAAATCGGCACCTTGCACAGCTTTGCGGCTCACCTGCTCCGGCTGCATCCGTTGGAAAGCGGTGTGGACCCGGCCTTTCAGGAAGACGACGGCCAGCGGTTTGACGAACACTTTACGGAAGCCTGGGATCTGTGGATCGATCAGGAACTGGGTCGGAAGGGCGCTCATCATGAGGACTGGCGGATGATTCTGGCGGCGGCCGATCTCGAGTCGCTCCGAAATTTGGCTCGCTCGCTGTCAAGCGAATTGATCGACGTGGACGCGGTCGAGGCGCAACTGAGCGCCCCTTGGCTCAATCCGATACTCATCGACCGGCTTCGTCAACTCGCCTCCCGAGCACTCGTGCTCCTGGAGGCTCATGATCGTCCGAAGCGACGCAAGATCGAGCAGATGCTCGCCGCCGCCGGATCGTTCCTGACTCGATTGGCGGGACAGGGAGCCGGGGCCGTGCAAACATTGCAACCGGACGTACGGGATTGTCTGAGCAAAGAAGTCGGCAGCGCGGTCGCCGGATGGGGAAAACCCGATTTCGCTGAAGCGGCATCGATCATCAAAACTTCCCAGCAATTCCTCAATGTTGACCATCAATACTTCATCACATTGTTGCATATTATTGCGCCGCTGATCCGGTCGATCCGCGCATCGTTTTCAGCCAACGGCTGGCTCTCGTTCGACGGCCTGCTCGCGCGGGCCCGACGGCTCCTCTGGAACCATCGTGCGGTGCGCGAACGGGTGAAGCGCGACTACCGCGCCGTGCTTGTCGACGAATTTCAAGACACCGATCCGGTGCAGTACGACATCATCCTAGCCGTCTCTGAACAGGCGGGGCACCATGCGATCGATTGGCGCGACATCGCGCTCGAGCCGGGCAAGCTCTTCATCGTCGGGGACCCGAAGCAGTCGATCTACGCCTTCCGCCGTGCCGACATCGAGGCCTTCGACCGAGTGGTCGAGAAGATCGAGACCGATGGAGGTCTGCTCAGCACGCTTACGACGAATTTCCGCAGCGACGCGGCGGTTCTGAGTCCGGTCAATGACGTCTTCGACCGTCTCTTCGAACGTCGCCCGCTCATTCAACCCGCCAACGTTCGGTTGGAGGCACACCCGCAACGCTCGCCGACTCTTGTGGATCCCGGAGTCCGTTTCCGAATAGTGGCCCCCAATGAAGAGAACGACGCCTTCGATGCGGAGGAAGCAGCCAGGGCGGAGGGAGAAGCCTTGGCCCGCTGGCTCAAGGACGAGCTCTTGAGTCATCCTCACATGAAGGCAGGGCATGTGGCGCTGCTGTTTCGTCGGCTCACCCAGGCCGACGCCTATCTCGACGCCTTGCGCCGGCACGGCATCCCCTACGTCATCGAAGGAGAGAAACACTTTTACCGCCGTCAGGAAGTGATCGACCTGGTCAATGTGCTGCGCGTGCTGGACCATCCGTACGACCGTCCGGCGCTCGCGGGAGTACTGCGATCGCCGCTCGGCGGCTGCACCGATTCGGACCTCTACGCGATGCACAGTGCGGGACTGCTCGAGGGTTTGAACGAGGCCGGACTGCAGGCCTGGTCCCATCCGCGCTCGGCACCGGTGCGGCTTTTGTATCGCCGGTTGGTCCGGCTCCGTCGGGACGCGGCAACGGTCTCATTGGCCGAGGTGATCCAATTAGTGTTCGACCGTCTGCCTCTGCTCGAACTGGCAGCCGCCTCACTCCACGGGGAACAGGCCGTGGCGAATCTGCTCAAGGTAAAACAGACGGCCGCGTCCCTGTCCGATCGACCGCATTTGACGTTCAGCTCGTTCGTAGATCTCATGGTGGCGCGATTGGAGGATCAGCCGGACGAAGCGGAAAGTCCTTTGGCTGAGGAGAATTCCGATGCGATCCAGATCCTGACGATCCATAAGGCCAAGGGGCTTGAGTTCCCCGTTGTGCTCCTGCCGGGGCTACACCAGGGAAGCGGTCGCGAGCGGTCGAAACCGATGGTGGTCTACGATTGGTCGAGTGGGGCTTATGGACTGTCGCTCGGGGAACATGGCACATTCGGATCCGTGCTGATCCGCGAGAAAGTCTCGGCGCGTGAGGAAGCGGAACGGCGCCGCGTCCTCTATGTCGGCATGACCAGAGCCAAGGATCTACTGGTGCTCTCGGGGAGCGTGACGGAGCGATCCGCCGGCGAGAATGTCTTGGACCTGCTCCAAGAAATCGGCGAAGGAGAGCTGGGCGGCGCCGCGACCCGACACGTGAAGATCGGCACGAGCGAGATTCCTCATCGCGTGGTTCACGCGCCCGACCGACTATGGCCGAAGCGGTCCCTGGCGAGGAGGTCAGAGCCGTCTCTCGTCGATCCGCAGGCCGTCGCCGGACTGTGGGACGGGCGGGCGGCTCGATGGATGAACGCGCGCGGACTCCATTGGCATGTGACCCCAACGGAATTGAGCAGTCGGCAGAGCGTCGCAGAGGGTCGTCCCGTTTCCAACGGCCAGGGGCGCCGGCTCGCTCGTCTGGTTGGGGTCCTGGCCCACCGGATTCTGGAACGCTGGGACTTCAACGAACCGGTCGACCGGATGCTGGATCACATCGGTCCGGCGTTGCGGACAATCTCGAGACCGGACGAACAGGCGTTGATCCCGGAGCTGACCGAGTCGCTCCGTGAGCTGCTCGCGAGGTTCGGCAAATCGGAACCCTATGAGCGGCTCCGCTCTGGAACCATCTTGGGCCGCGAAGTGCCGTTCGTGATGCCTTGGGAGGACAGACAGGTGATGGAAGGAGTTATCGACATCATCTACCGACTTGACGGACGGATCTGGCTCGCGGACTATAAAACAGACCGTATCGAGCGGGAGGAAGCGGTTGACCGCGCCCGGCAATATACCCATCAGGCATCGGTCTATCGCGCTGCGGCGGAACGTGGCCTGGGACAACCGATCGCCGGCTTCCAATTCATTTTCCTTCGGACGGGGATTGCCGTGGAACTCAACGGATAA
- a CDS encoding exodeoxyribonuclease V subunit gamma, translating into MLKVVTGSFHPHLESTFVEHLQQAKAADPFAPVAVLVPSTPLLDRLRRVLSLERRLSLLNVHFFTFHQLALRLADEVISRGDTVPPLVVDDLFFEQLVRHLVRSRLSGLTALQQIGHSSGTWAALWSSIRDLKDAGVDPTDAQRGVGEGCFDEDDRDWLQALFTLYRAVKEVGRTLEVGTPDDLAESLLPFVPASPFLGSLRQVFYYGFYDLTQIQLSLFEKVTAAAPATLFFPLEEDRSFTFARRFFERHIQRLVTTPVALTEIRGSGRRDPASPALSVRSVIGLEQELAVTCRTILELVETNGYRFDEIGVVARTLDPYRPQLQSVFDRHRVPFTATVGRPLIQEPLCKALIELATLPTNDFYRATMLDLVTSPLFVTTANQDRSSSYRPELWKLLVPALQITRGREEWARLEQAGRSPVEPDGEDEENGLPLPPDIPPDVIGHLWRVVAPLLDACAALPQRGTVAQLLDAFRPLAMGHLRRPEDGSDGDLDSGAVRLQAAWEGIECAWASLGELEPIADTLTWVEFVELLTHALGRVTIAPDQPAPTGVMVLDAMAARGLPFKALFILGLNDKVFPRYIREDAFLRDRHRRVLDATLGFKIDEKLAGYDEESLLFALLCRAAGSRLYLSFQRADEAGRALAPSLYLWDIARLSGLEPQTMEILPRRLTDLIAQKPAMRHMLPPTDLAQWMALNGEDPAELLQSVQGDADLFRHATEALEHLEDDRAPLTQYDGVTGPLESHWLRSVQRGLAPTPLERYARCPFQYFAVDVLKLEPVRLPVAQEPDALLLGTLCHGALRRGYESLLAAGWPLNELPSDAIHRSIVAAVEEAAADCASRHRTGHYLLWELAKAAMVDLIAAAVELDSRALTDEGFAPVAFEVEAEGTLQSERGDGVAPIKIHGRVDRIDRHNTSGALRIIDYKFKSSSVMKADDRHLLQSAVRGSRLQPPLYTGLDFPGGGKAREVRFFFLAPKWSTPIATRSFDERAWSSEAGALIRRTLTQLVDGIKNGRYFILPGGYCTPCPYRVLCRREHAPTWWRAHRAPEPKQLAALRTIRVNDAQ; encoded by the coding sequence ATGCTGAAGGTCGTCACCGGTTCGTTTCACCCGCATCTTGAATCCACGTTTGTCGAGCACCTTCAACAGGCCAAGGCCGCCGATCCGTTCGCGCCGGTTGCCGTGCTCGTGCCCTCGACACCCTTGCTCGATCGGCTTCGGCGTGTGCTCTCCCTGGAACGACGGCTTTCACTCCTGAATGTTCATTTTTTCACCTTCCATCAACTGGCGCTGCGGCTCGCCGACGAGGTGATCAGTAGAGGCGACACCGTTCCACCGCTGGTCGTCGACGATCTGTTCTTCGAGCAGTTGGTGCGGCACCTTGTCAGGAGCCGGCTCTCCGGACTGACCGCATTGCAGCAGATCGGCCATTCGTCCGGAACGTGGGCTGCCCTCTGGTCCTCGATCCGTGACCTGAAAGACGCAGGGGTCGATCCGACCGACGCGCAACGCGGGGTCGGCGAAGGCTGCTTCGACGAGGACGACCGGGATTGGCTCCAGGCCCTGTTCACCCTCTACCGCGCCGTGAAGGAAGTCGGACGGACGCTCGAGGTCGGGACCCCGGACGATCTCGCAGAGTCGCTGCTCCCGTTCGTGCCGGCCTCTCCATTCCTCGGCTCGCTCCGCCAGGTCTTCTATTACGGCTTCTACGACCTGACACAAATCCAACTGTCGCTGTTCGAAAAGGTGACCGCCGCCGCGCCGGCTACGCTGTTCTTTCCCCTCGAGGAGGACCGTTCGTTCACCTTCGCGCGGCGGTTCTTCGAACGGCACATCCAACGACTGGTGACGACTCCCGTCGCCCTCACTGAGATCCGCGGCTCCGGCCGGCGCGACCCTGCTTCTCCCGCCCTGTCGGTCCGCAGCGTGATCGGCCTCGAGCAGGAGCTGGCCGTGACCTGCCGCACGATCCTCGAGCTGGTCGAGACGAACGGGTACCGGTTCGACGAGATCGGCGTCGTGGCCAGAACCCTTGATCCCTACCGTCCCCAACTGCAATCCGTCTTCGATCGCCACCGTGTTCCCTTCACCGCGACGGTGGGGCGCCCGCTCATTCAGGAGCCCTTGTGCAAGGCGCTGATCGAATTGGCTACGTTGCCGACGAACGACTTCTACCGCGCCACCATGCTCGATCTGGTGACATCGCCGCTGTTCGTCACCACCGCGAATCAAGACCGTTCGTCCTCCTATCGTCCGGAACTGTGGAAACTCCTCGTCCCGGCCCTGCAGATCACGAGGGGACGAGAGGAATGGGCAAGATTGGAACAGGCTGGTCGGTCGCCGGTTGAACCGGACGGAGAGGATGAAGAGAACGGCCTGCCCCTGCCGCCGGATATCCCGCCGGACGTGATCGGACATTTGTGGCGGGTCGTGGCTCCGCTCCTCGACGCCTGCGCGGCGCTGCCGCAGCGAGGGACCGTCGCTCAGCTGCTCGACGCCTTCCGGCCGCTGGCCATGGGGCACTTGCGTCGTCCGGAGGACGGGTCAGACGGCGATCTGGATTCCGGAGCGGTTCGCCTCCAGGCGGCCTGGGAAGGCATCGAGTGCGCGTGGGCTTCGCTCGGCGAGTTGGAACCGATTGCCGACACACTGACCTGGGTCGAATTTGTGGAGTTGCTCACACACGCGCTCGGACGGGTCACGATAGCGCCGGATCAGCCGGCGCCGACGGGCGTGATGGTGCTCGACGCCATGGCCGCCCGCGGTCTTCCGTTCAAGGCGCTGTTCATCCTCGGTCTCAACGACAAAGTGTTTCCCCGCTATATCCGGGAAGACGCCTTTCTCCGAGATCGGCATCGTCGCGTGCTGGACGCCACGCTCGGATTCAAGATCGATGAAAAACTGGCCGGATACGACGAAGAGTCGCTCCTGTTCGCCCTGCTCTGCCGGGCGGCCGGCTCCCGGCTGTACCTGTCGTTCCAGCGGGCCGACGAGGCCGGCCGTGCGCTGGCTCCTTCTCTCTACCTCTGGGACATCGCTCGTCTCTCAGGCCTTGAACCGCAGACGATGGAGATCCTCCCCCGGCGTCTGACCGATCTGATCGCGCAGAAACCCGCGATGCGGCATATGCTCCCGCCCACCGACCTGGCGCAGTGGATGGCCTTGAACGGAGAGGACCCGGCCGAACTCCTGCAATCCGTCCAAGGCGACGCGGACCTGTTTCGTCATGCAACCGAAGCGCTGGAACACCTCGAGGACGACCGGGCTCCCTTGACGCAGTACGACGGGGTGACCGGCCCGTTGGAATCCCACTGGCTTCGGTCCGTACAGCGTGGGCTGGCCCCGACACCGCTTGAACGGTACGCACGTTGTCCATTTCAATATTTCGCGGTGGATGTCTTGAAGCTCGAACCGGTTCGACTCCCGGTTGCGCAGGAACCGGATGCGCTGCTGCTCGGCACCCTGTGCCACGGCGCGCTCCGCCGTGGGTACGAATCTCTCCTGGCCGCCGGTTGGCCGCTGAACGAACTTCCGAGCGACGCCATCCACCGGTCTATTGTCGCCGCGGTCGAAGAGGCGGCGGCCGACTGCGCCTCGCGTCATCGCACGGGTCACTATCTGTTGTGGGAATTGGCAAAAGCCGCAATGGTCGACCTGATCGCGGCGGCGGTCGAGTTGGATTCGCGCGCACTGACGGACGAAGGATTCGCTCCCGTCGCCTTTGAAGTGGAGGCGGAGGGGACTCTCCAGTCTGAGCGCGGCGACGGCGTCGCTCCCATAAAAATCCACGGCCGCGTAGACCGGATCGACCGGCACAATACATCCGGCGCGTTGCGGATCATCGACTACAAATTCAAGAGCAGCAGCGTGATGAAAGCGGATGACCGGCATCTCCTCCAATCCGCCGTCCGTGGGTCTCGGCTCCAACCTCCGCTTTACACAGGACTGGATTTTCCGGGCGGAGGGAAGGCGCGAGAGGTCCGATTCTTTTTTCTGGCTCCCAAATGGTCAACGCCGATCGCGACGCGCAGCTTCGATGAGCGCGCCTGGTCGTCGGAGGCCGGCGCGCTGATTCGCCGGACCCTCACCCAGTTGGTCGACGGCATAAAGAACGGCCGGTACTTCATCCTGCCGGGGGGCTACTGCACGCCTTGTCCGTATCGGGTGCTCTGCCGACGCGAACATGCGCCCACCTGGTGGCGCGCGCACCGAGCGCCTGAACCGAAGCAACTCGCGGCGCTTCGCACGATTCGGGTGAACGATGCCCAGTGA
- a CDS encoding thioredoxin family protein, whose translation MPNITLLVSPSCGACPSAKSLWKQLRVKYSFSYREVDITTPDGQELAGRHAVRAVPATIIDGRLTFVGVPSRESAEKALQLKMRPREG comes from the coding sequence ATGCCGAACATCACCTTGCTCGTATCACCCAGTTGCGGCGCCTGTCCCTCGGCCAAGAGCCTGTGGAAACAGCTGCGCGTAAAGTACAGCTTTTCCTATCGTGAAGTGGACATCACCACGCCGGACGGCCAGGAGCTGGCCGGTCGTCACGCAGTGCGGGCGGTCCCGGCCACCATCATTGACGGCCGCTTGACGTTCGTCGGCGTACCCAGCAGAGAGAGCGCGGAAAAGGCCCTGCAGCTCAAAATGCGTCCGCGGGAAGGGTGA
- a CDS encoding DNA topoisomerase IV subunit A — MAAHSKQKTTAVERKLIGLADVVVGAAERSKDPTFSIPIRALSNVSFNQRKGLIEMGDKKQARSFFNVGMAKKFMQTVLVADALAELQRADLTTSLREIYYRTKHTIKDSHENTFDTQDESDPVIEDLEVSLAALREELHVRAENSGSIVGPVVFGDDGDRVDCSKLGKGGYSVPSIVEPEYLEIRRCTADFVLLVEKGTQWNRLSEDKFWRRYNCVLLTGNGQPPRGVRRLARRLHEEYKLPVYVLVDNDPWGYYIYSVVKQGSINLAFESQRMAIPKAKFMGLSSADPEHYELPRNVGIKLNEKDIARAKELMNYQWFQKPAWQVEIKRMLTSGLKYELDALANKDFQYLTKKYLPRKLKEKDWLD; from the coding sequence ATGGCCGCCCACAGCAAGCAGAAGACGACTGCGGTCGAACGGAAACTGATCGGGCTCGCCGACGTCGTGGTCGGCGCCGCGGAGCGCTCGAAAGATCCGACCTTCTCCATCCCCATCCGCGCGCTCTCCAACGTCTCGTTCAACCAGCGCAAGGGCTTGATCGAGATGGGCGACAAGAAGCAGGCGCGCTCGTTCTTCAACGTCGGTATGGCGAAGAAGTTCATGCAGACCGTGCTCGTGGCGGACGCCCTGGCGGAACTGCAGCGGGCGGACCTGACCACGTCGCTCAGAGAGATCTACTACCGGACGAAGCACACGATCAAAGACTCGCATGAAAATACGTTCGACACGCAGGACGAGTCGGACCCGGTCATCGAGGATCTGGAAGTGTCCCTCGCCGCCCTGCGTGAAGAGCTGCACGTGCGGGCGGAGAACAGCGGGAGCATCGTGGGCCCCGTCGTCTTCGGCGACGACGGAGATCGCGTCGATTGCTCCAAGCTGGGAAAAGGCGGGTACTCGGTACCCTCGATTGTAGAGCCGGAGTATCTGGAGATCCGCCGGTGCACGGCTGATTTCGTGCTGCTGGTCGAGAAGGGCACCCAGTGGAACCGTCTGTCGGAGGACAAGTTCTGGCGTCGTTATAATTGTGTCTTGCTGACCGGGAACGGCCAACCGCCTCGCGGCGTCCGGAGACTGGCGAGACGGCTCCATGAGGAATACAAACTACCGGTCTATGTCCTGGTCGATAACGACCCCTGGGGGTACTACATCTATTCCGTCGTCAAGCAGGGGTCCATCAACCTGGCGTTCGAGAGCCAGCGGATGGCGATCCCTAAAGCAAAGTTCATGGGATTGTCGAGTGCTGATCCCGAGCACTATGAATTACCAAGAAATGTCGGCATCAAGCTGAATGAGAAAGATATCGCCAGGGCCAAGGAGCTCATGAACTATCAATGGTTCCAGAAACCGGCCTGGCAGGTGGAAATCAAACGGATGCTCACGAGCGGGTTGAAGTACGAGCTCGACGCCCTGGCGAATAAAGACTTCCAGTATCTCACCAAGAAGTATCTCCCCCGCAAGCTCAAGGAAAAGGACTGGCTCGACTGA
- a CDS encoding DNA topoisomerase VI subunit B — protein sequence MPKQTASAPVVGSAPSASRSPEAAVQKNASSTKPVQQVTAVEMGARQREISVSEFFTKNRHLLGFDSPRKSLLTCVKEAVDNALDASEEAGILPDVTVRLEVVPTNGATPPASQATRFRITVTDNGPGIVRQQIPRIFAKLLYGSKFHRMRMSRGQQGIGISAAGMYGQLTTGKPVKIISRTGPRAAAHFFEVQIDTKKNEPLVHENKQIDWHQSQGTEVALEVEGKYQKGRASVDEWLEQTSIANPHVKLIYHTPEGETKEYPRTYHELPPSPREIKPHPYGIEFGMFLKMLQDTKSHGVAGFLSSDFCRVSPQLAEDICKAAKVSPHLTPRGLKGPAAETLYRTIQETKIMAPPTNCISPIGEKAILSGLYKQIKGEFYTAVSRPPAVYRGNPFLIEAGLAYGTRPADQQKPQAPAMPKAEGEHEEEDSELARVIRYANRVPLLYQQSACSTFKAVLSTTWKNYGVSQSRGALPGGPMVIFVHMASVWVPFTSESKEAIADYDEIQKEITLALRECGRRLGLFLRRRERAASEYRRRNIFELYIEEVVEACDRLKGGTLPKAKLKAQLQKIATSRTGGLKTDEALGKTGGGPEGLPHSIIVTAEGVEGDVAVASQIETDSVAVPVEPNLLGDVPSSATPAPARATKTKQPKTGADGPRRQPAPQMPLFDKPTPSKRSTKPAHSRSRGKK from the coding sequence ATGCCGAAACAGACAGCGTCCGCTCCGGTTGTCGGATCCGCTCCCTCCGCGTCGCGATCTCCTGAAGCAGCCGTCCAGAAAAACGCCTCCTCCACGAAACCCGTGCAGCAGGTGACCGCGGTCGAGATGGGCGCGCGCCAGCGGGAGATCTCCGTCTCGGAATTCTTTACCAAGAACCGCCATCTGCTCGGCTTCGACAGTCCAAGAAAATCCCTGCTGACCTGCGTGAAGGAAGCCGTCGACAACGCGCTCGACGCGAGCGAAGAAGCCGGCATCCTGCCGGACGTCACCGTTCGCCTGGAAGTCGTGCCGACGAACGGCGCGACACCGCCCGCGAGCCAGGCGACCCGGTTCCGCATCACCGTGACCGACAACGGTCCGGGCATCGTCCGCCAGCAGATTCCCCGCATCTTCGCGAAGCTGCTCTACGGCTCCAAATTTCACCGCATGCGCATGAGCCGCGGCCAGCAGGGGATCGGCATTTCCGCCGCCGGCATGTACGGCCAGCTCACCACCGGCAAACCGGTGAAAATCATCTCCCGCACAGGCCCCCGCGCCGCCGCGCATTTTTTCGAAGTCCAGATCGACACCAAGAAGAATGAGCCGCTCGTCCATGAGAACAAGCAGATCGATTGGCACCAGTCCCAGGGCACCGAGGTCGCGCTCGAAGTCGAGGGGAAGTACCAGAAGGGCCGGGCGTCGGTGGACGAATGGCTGGAACAGACCTCAATCGCCAATCCACACGTCAAGCTGATCTACCACACGCCGGAAGGGGAGACGAAGGAGTATCCGCGGACGTACCACGAGCTGCCGCCGTCACCGCGAGAGATCAAGCCGCACCCCTACGGCATCGAGTTCGGCATGTTCTTGAAGATGCTGCAGGATACCAAGAGCCACGGGGTCGCGGGATTTCTGAGCAGCGACTTCTGCCGGGTCTCTCCGCAGCTCGCCGAGGACATCTGCAAAGCCGCCAAGGTCTCGCCCCATCTGACGCCGCGCGGTCTGAAGGGTCCAGCGGCCGAAACCCTGTATCGGACCATTCAAGAGACGAAGATCATGGCGCCGCCGACAAATTGCATCTCGCCGATCGGCGAGAAGGCGATCTTGTCCGGCCTCTACAAGCAAATCAAGGGCGAGTTCTACACGGCGGTGAGCCGGCCCCCCGCCGTCTACCGCGGCAATCCCTTTCTCATTGAGGCGGGCTTGGCCTATGGCACCAGGCCGGCGGATCAACAGAAACCGCAAGCGCCCGCCATGCCGAAAGCGGAAGGGGAGCATGAGGAAGAAGATTCGGAACTCGCCCGGGTCATCCGCTACGCGAACCGCGTCCCGCTGCTCTACCAACAGTCCGCCTGTTCGACGTTCAAAGCGGTGCTCAGCACGACGTGGAAGAATTACGGCGTCTCCCAGTCACGCGGCGCCCTGCCGGGCGGGCCGATGGTGATCTTCGTCCACATGGCCTCGGTGTGGGTGCCCTTCACCAGCGAATCGAAGGAAGCCATAGCCGACTACGACGAGATCCAGAAGGAAATCACCCTGGCCCTCCGGGAATGCGGCAGGCGCCTGGGCCTGTTCCTGCGCCGGCGCGAACGGGCGGCGAGCGAATATCGACGCCGAAATATCTTCGAACTCTATATCGAGGAAGTCGTCGAGGCCTGCGACCGCCTGAAAGGCGGCACGCTGCCGAAAGCAAAATTGAAAGCCCAACTGCAAAAGATCGCCACGTCCCGCACCGGGGGCCTCAAAACCGACGAAGCCCTGGGCAAGACGGGCGGCGGTCCGGAGGGTCTCCCGCATTCGATCATCGTCACGGCGGAGGGCGTCGAAGGGGACGTGGCGGTGGCATCGCAAATCGAGACCGACTCCGTTGCGGTCCCCGTTGAGCCGAATCTGCTCGGCGATGTACCGTCGTCGGCAACACCGGCGCCGGCACGGGCGACCAAGACGAAGCAGCCCAAGACCGGAGCCGATGGGCCGAGGAGGCAGCCTGCTCCGCAAATGCCGCTGTTCGACAAGCCGACGCCTTCCAAGAGATCAACGAAGCCGGCTCATTCCAGATCACGAGGAAAGAAATAA
- a CDS encoding GYD domain-containing protein: MPTYVSLVKFTQHGLQTMRDKGIERAEMVRKHAQGLGGKLVQAYYCLGEYDVVAVWDFPDNKTAMKAAVLNASMGHIQITTMPAVNRDEWKALLKETIGKR, from the coding sequence ATGCCTACGTACGTCAGTCTCGTAAAATTCACCCAGCACGGGCTCCAAACCATGAGGGACAAGGGTATCGAGCGGGCTGAAATGGTCAGAAAGCACGCGCAGGGTCTCGGCGGGAAACTCGTGCAAGCGTACTATTGTCTGGGGGAATACGACGTCGTGGCCGTCTGGGACTTTCCCGATAACAAGACGGCCATGAAAGCGGCGGTGTTGAACGCCTCAATGGGACACATTCAGATCACGACGATGCCGGCGGTCAATCGAGACGAATGGAAAGCCTTGTTGAAGGAGACGATCGGCAAGCGATGA